A genomic region of Branchiostoma lanceolatum isolate klBraLanc5 chromosome 4, klBraLanc5.hap2, whole genome shotgun sequence contains the following coding sequences:
- the LOC136434183 gene encoding C-type lectin domain family 4 member M-like, whose product MSETWKCTPFQGNCYSVSETAGSYDQAERECTERGGILAVITDQLTQDFFIQLLSVSSKDTWIGLADEHFRGEWQWSDGMFLSSSTYTSWAYGEPNDSGNCTHLWPAGGFNWDDQPCHKSAYHICQFMF is encoded by the exons ATGTCTGAGACCTGGA AGTGCACACCGTTCCAGGGTAACTGCTACTCGGTGTCAGAAACCGCGGGCTCGTACGACCAGGCTGAGCGGGAGTGCACCGAGAGGGGCGGAATTCTGGCGGTCATCACTGACCAGCTGACACAGGACTTCTTCATCCAGCTCCTGTCTGTGTCCAGCAAGGACACCTGGATCGGACTGGCTGACGAACATTTCAGGGGAGAGTGGCAATGGAGTGATGGAATGTTTCTAAGCAGTAGCACCTACACCTCATGGGCCTATG GTGAGCCCAACGACTCTGGAAACTGCACCCACCTCTGGCCAGCTGGTGGATTCAACTGGGACGACCAGCCTTGTCATAAATCCGCCTACCACATCTGCCAATTCATGTTCTAG
- the LOC136432658 gene encoding transmembrane emp24 domain-containing protein 7-like, giving the protein MDSVSTIVLYLVPVLAAVVSSVEGATLTFELADREEMCFSENITKPIKHNVEYKVVRGGNLDVDMKVLSPNGKMMYMGQKKKWDKFRIETSRGQFNFCFSNEFSTISHKIIYFHLSPDYPETLSAKIGVKHQAVPTLTEVLCEKINTNIESVVRLQKDYRLQEAIGRGNAEQLSVGVLWWSIFQAGIILMAGMGQVVILKTFFTDKTPTRKP; this is encoded by the exons ATGGATTCCGTCTCGACGATTGTCCTGTATCTAGTTCCCGTTCTGGCGGCTGTGGTGAGTTCGGTGGAAGGCGCGACGCTAACGTTCGAGTTGGCGGACCGAGAGGAGATGTGCTTCTCGGAAAACATCACCAAACCCATCAAACACAAC GTGGAGTACAAGGTTGTGCGAGGCGGAAACCTGGACGTTGACATGAAGGTGTTATCACCCAACGGCAAA ATGATGTATATGGGACAAAAGAAAAAATGGGACAAGTTCCGCATAGAGACGTCACGAGGACAGTTCAACTTCTGCTTTAGCAACGAGTTCTCCACCATCTCACACAAGATCATCTACTTCCACTTGTCTCCGGACTATCCCGAGACCCTGTCGGCAAAGATCGGCGTCAAACACCAAGCCGTCCCGACGCTGACCGAAGTCCTGTGTGAAAAGATCAACACAAACATAGAGAGCGTCGTACGGCTACAAAAG GACTACCGTCTGCAGGAGGCCATTGGGAGAGGGAACGCAGAGCAGCTGAGTGTTGGTGTGCTGTGGTGGTCCATATTTCAAGCAGGGATTATTCTTATGGCAGGCATGGGACAGGTGGTCATCCTGAAAACATTCTTCACCGACAAAACGCCCACAAGAAAACCCTGA